From a single Oceanobacillus kimchii X50 genomic region:
- a CDS encoding DUF3870 domain-containing protein, translating to MNTVFIAGHAKLPSGMAAKSIYETLTITAEIDKKYGVIVNAGCTLATDHGKQFVQTILKGHSLQDGIQFPIDQIKKHYLGKAGNALASALMDLFKQYEQYQKSIVVQQ from the coding sequence GTGAATACAGTATTTATTGCAGGACACGCAAAATTGCCTTCAGGTATGGCAGCTAAAAGTATCTATGAAACATTAACCATTACTGCGGAAATCGATAAAAAATATGGTGTGATTGTGAATGCAGGTTGTACACTTGCTACTGATCATGGAAAGCAATTTGTACAGACAATATTAAAAGGACATAGTTTACAAGACGGTATTCAATTTCCGATTGATCAAATTAAAAAGCATTATTTGGGGAAAGCAGGTAATGCATTAGCTTCTGCATTAATGGATTTATTCAAGCAGTATGAGCAATATCAAAAGTCTATTGTTGTACAACAATAA
- a CDS encoding CaiB/BaiF CoA transferase family protein yields MSMSLEGLKILDLTRVLAGPYCTMILADLGAEVIKVEAPGGSDETRDWGPPFQHGVSAYYLCANRNKKSITIDLKSSNGIKYLKEIIKESDVIVNNFKTGTMERFGLDYQTLSTLNPSIIYASITGFGETGPYKDMPGYDFIIQAMSGLMSITGSPESGPQKVGIAITDVLTGLYTCIGIQAALLERQHSGKGQKIDISLYDTAVSSLVNVASNYLMSSQKPKLLGNSHPNIVPYQTFKTKDRDVVIAVGNDAQFKRLCHILQLDYLSNDNRFRTNASRVQHRDLLIPLLQESLTLQTSKYWIKALQEEKIPCGPIQTIDNLPEDLQLKSREMFVSMHHQTAGPIKLIGNPLKLSRTPVTYRHAPPNPGEHNNDYIHLKGDME; encoded by the coding sequence TTGTCGATGAGTTTAGAAGGATTAAAGATTTTGGATCTCACTCGTGTTCTTGCTGGCCCCTACTGTACTATGATTCTTGCTGATTTAGGAGCTGAAGTAATAAAAGTAGAAGCTCCTGGAGGAAGTGATGAAACTAGAGATTGGGGTCCCCCATTTCAACATGGAGTTAGTGCATATTACCTTTGTGCAAATCGTAATAAAAAGAGTATTACGATCGACCTTAAATCGTCGAATGGTATTAAATATCTGAAGGAAATTATCAAAGAGTCAGATGTGATTGTAAATAATTTTAAGACTGGTACGATGGAACGTTTTGGATTGGATTATCAAACCCTTTCTACACTTAATCCAAGCATTATCTATGCATCTATTACTGGTTTTGGTGAAACTGGTCCCTACAAAGATATGCCTGGTTATGACTTCATTATTCAAGCAATGAGTGGACTTATGAGCATTACAGGTAGCCCTGAATCCGGTCCCCAAAAAGTCGGTATTGCTATAACAGATGTATTAACTGGCTTATATACCTGTATTGGAATCCAAGCAGCATTATTAGAAAGACAACACTCTGGTAAAGGCCAAAAAATTGATATTTCTTTATATGATACCGCTGTTAGTTCTTTAGTTAATGTTGCTAGTAATTATTTAATGTCTAGTCAAAAACCGAAATTACTAGGAAATAGTCATCCTAATATTGTACCTTATCAAACGTTTAAGACTAAAGATAGGGATGTTGTAATTGCTGTTGGAAACGATGCACAATTTAAGAGACTTTGCCACATCCTCCAACTAGATTATCTATCAAACGATAATCGTTTCCGAACCAATGCCAGCCGTGTTCAACATCGTGACCTGTTGATCCCTTTACTCCAAGAATCTCTAACACTCCAAACTTCTAAGTACTGGATAAAAGCTTTACAAGAAGAAAAAATTCCGTGTGGTCCAATTCAAACCATAGATAATCTTCCCGAAGACTTACAATTAAAAAGTAGAGAGATGTTTGTATCTATGCATCACCAAACCGCGGGGCCTATCAAACTTATTGGTAACCCACTGAAATTATCCAGAACACCAGTCACTTATCGTCATGCACCACCTAACCCTGGAGAACATAACAACGATTATATACATTTGAAAGGAGATATGGAATAA
- a CDS encoding acyl-CoA dehydrogenase family protein, which translates to MNFHFSEEQELLRKTVREFTDKEIMPYIGDWDRNGKFDPTLLNKLAELGLMGVCIPEQYGGSGMDYNSLAIVCEELERGDTAFRTAVSVHTGLNSMTLLQWGNEEQKQRYLTAQAKGEKIGAFGLTEPGAGSDVAALQSTAVKHGDHYILNGQKTWISLCDVADHFIVFAYTQDRSQKHKGISAFIVERSWEGFSSKAIKGKHGIRSGNTGELFFDNIKVPKENLLGEEGEGFKIAMSALDNGRFTVAAGAVGQIMACIEESVKYCHERKTFGKEIGKHQLVQQMIAKMEAGYQMSKLLVYRAGELKNEGKRNTRETSLAKWQACDFANKAADDAVQIHGAYGYSDEYPVERFLRNSKAPVIYEGTREVHTIMQAEYVLGYREDKLLNQMLPAWEETK; encoded by the coding sequence ATGAATTTTCATTTTAGCGAAGAACAAGAACTATTAAGAAAAACAGTCAGAGAATTTACTGACAAGGAAATTATGCCTTACATTGGCGATTGGGATCGTAATGGAAAATTTGATCCGACACTATTGAATAAATTAGCAGAACTAGGATTAATGGGTGTATGTATCCCTGAACAATATGGTGGTAGTGGAATGGATTATAATTCACTTGCCATCGTATGTGAGGAATTGGAACGTGGCGATACAGCTTTTCGAACCGCAGTTTCGGTGCATACCGGGCTTAACAGTATGACATTATTACAATGGGGAAATGAAGAACAAAAGCAAAGATATCTTACAGCCCAAGCAAAAGGCGAAAAAATTGGTGCCTTTGGATTAACAGAACCCGGTGCTGGATCCGATGTTGCCGCTCTTCAATCTACAGCGGTGAAGCATGGAGATCACTATATTTTAAATGGACAAAAAACTTGGATCTCTCTTTGTGATGTTGCAGATCATTTCATTGTTTTCGCCTACACACAGGATCGCTCCCAAAAACATAAAGGTATATCTGCATTTATCGTGGAAAGATCTTGGGAGGGTTTCTCTTCTAAAGCAATCAAAGGAAAACATGGGATTCGTTCAGGGAATACTGGAGAGCTATTCTTTGACAACATTAAAGTTCCAAAAGAAAATTTGCTTGGAGAAGAAGGAGAAGGATTTAAGATTGCCATGTCTGCATTAGACAATGGTCGTTTTACGGTTGCTGCAGGTGCAGTTGGGCAAATTATGGCATGTATAGAAGAAAGCGTAAAATATTGCCATGAGCGAAAAACATTTGGAAAAGAAATCGGAAAACATCAATTAGTTCAACAAATGATAGCTAAAATGGAAGCCGGATATCAGATGAGTAAGCTACTCGTCTACCGTGCAGGAGAATTGAAGAATGAAGGAAAACGTAATACGAGAGAAACATCATTAGCAAAATGGCAAGCTTGTGATTTTGCTAACAAAGCAGCTGATGATGCTGTACAAATACACGGAGCTTACGGGTACTCCGATGAATACCCTGTAGAAAGATTTTTACGTAATTCAAAAGCGCCCGTCATATACGAAGGGACACGGGAAGTTCATACAATAATGCAAGCTGAATACGTATTAGGTTATCGAGAAGATAAACTGCTTAATCAAATGCTTCCTGCATGGGAAGAAACAAAGTAG